The following DNA comes from Nitrogeniibacter aestuarii.
CTTGACCAGGGCCGAGTCCGAGAGCATCTGGTCCACGAGGCGCGCCTTGTGGACCACCGGGGGCGCCACGGCGACGTCGCCGATCGCGGCCGGCGATGAGAGCAGGGCCAGGCAGAGCGTCAGACGGTTACGGGCGGGGCGTGGCAGCTTCATGGCGTCGGGCTCAGGGCTTGGCTGCGCTGGCAGTGGGCATGGGCGCCTTCTTTTTGGAATGGCAGTTGCGGCATTCCGAGACCGGGAAGGCCACCTTGCCATGACACACGCCGCACTTCTGGCCCAGCAGGATGGCGGCCATGCTGATCTGGTTGGCGCCTTTTTGCGGCACGAAGATCTGCGGGTGGCAGTTGCTGCAATCGAGCCATTCGGTGTGCTGCTTGTGCGGATAGACCACATCGGGCATCGAGCCCTTCACCTCGCGGACGATGTTCAGGTCCATCACCACCGGTGCCGCCTGGCCGTCGAGCCGGTCCCAGCGCGGGGCGATGTGGCCCTTGCCCAGGGCCTGAACCCAGTTGATGCGGTTGCCCGAGTTGGACTTGGGCAGGGGGGCAAAGGCGTCGCGTGGTGGCTGGAGGGCGAGGGTGCCGTCGTTGGCCGGGTCGTGAATACCGTCTTCCGCCGGGGGCAGGTTGCGTTTGCCTGCCGGCTTGAGCAGGCGATTGAAGGCATTGACCTCGGCGACCGCCGGCGGGGGCGCGGGGGGCGGTGTGGCCTCGGCCGCCGCTTGTGTCGGTGCTGGCGCTTCGGTGGCGGCGGGTGCCGGTGCGGCGCCGGGGCTGTTTGCGGCGGCCACCATGTAGTCGACCGCGGCCTTGATGTCGCTGTCGCTGGCACCGGCCATGCCGCCACGAGGCGGCATGGCCGGTGGCTTGCCCTTGAGGGCCGACTGGTACAGGGTATCGATACCCTGTTTGATGCGCGGTGCCCAATCGTCGGCGTTGCCGAAACGCGGGGCGCCTGCGATGCCCCCGGCGTGGCAGGCAGCACACGCGGAGTCGTAGACGGTCTTGCCGGCCGCAGCGACCGCATCGAGGGGGGTGCTGACGAATCCGGTCAGCGCGGCGAGGGCGAGAAGGGCCGCTTTCATCACTGGCCTCCCTTGGCCGCTGGCGCAGCCAGTTTCTGGATGGTGCTTTCGTGCACCTGGGTGGGCGTGCCGGGCACGGCCGAGTGACACAGGTTGCAGTTCTCCACCGACCAGGCGACGTCGCCGTTGTGGCAGGCACCGCAGAACTGGCCGTCGATGATCTTCAGCATGTTGATCTCGTTGCCCCCGGCCTTGAACTTGAAGCCCAGATCGGCATGGCAGACCTTGCAGCGGAAACGCATGCGGTGAAACCAGTGGGGAAAGACCACCGGACGCATGCCGGCATCGTCCGAATAGTTGTTGATGACCACATCACCGTATTCGGCGCGGGCAACGTCGGCCGGGCCGAGCAGGGTGATGAGCACGGCGGCCAGAAGGGACAGCAGCGCACCGAGGCGCCATCGACGGGGTGGGGGATGCACGGGCATGTTCAACCTCGAAGCGTTGGGTGTTGGGGGTGTGTTTTCATCAGAAGGACCCGAAGTCGCGACTGACTTTGAGGAAGACCAGAGCATTTTTCTTGCCATCCACGGTGGCGACACGGACCTGCAGGTCGGAATGCAGCCGTCCGACGCGATATCGCAGGTGCTGGTCGAGGTCGCGCGTGACGCGCTCGCGGGTGGCATCCGGGTTGCCGCCCAGACGGGTGTCGGTCTGGAAGGTGTTGGTGGTGAATCGCAGCGAGTAGCGCAGGTTCACCACGTCGAAAGCGCGGTTGTGGTTGTAGCTCAGGTTCGCCGACAGGTTGGTGTCCCGGGGCGCTTCGGTGCCGCTGGAAAACAGCGAATCCTCACGCGCTTCTCGGCGCTGTTCGGTGCGCTGCCAGGTGACGTTGGCGCTCGCTTCCGAGCGCGGAGATAGGCGCCAGGTGCCATTGGCCTGCAGGTTGTAGAGGCGGAAGTTGGTGTCGATGTCGCCGCGCGTGCGGCTGTCGGAAACATTGGCGCTGACATAGGTGAGCAGGCCTTCGGCGGGGCGCGCCCGCCAGGCCAGACCGAGGGTGTGGTTGAGCGTGCGGCTGCTCAACGCATCGACCCCGGTAGCGCGGGTGATGGTGAGGTTCTGTGCTGCGCTCAGGGTGAGGCTCGATTCGTCATCGAGCAGCCAGTTGCGGTTGAGGCTGTGGCCGCCGCCGACGGTGCTGGCGCGCTGGTCGGCATCGTCGGCACTCACGGTCGAGAAGCTGCCCGAGCCATACCAGTTGTAGGAATAATTCCCGAAAGTGAGAGGGTCGCCGGTGTAGTTCGCGCCCAGGGTTTCGGCATGGGTGAAGAAGCCGGTCGTACTGGATGTCGTGCGCGTGGCCGACAGGGCGCCATAGACCCCCAGGTTGCGATTGGGCTGATAGTTGAGGCTGGCCGTGCTGCCGACGGACTGCAGCGAGATGTCGCTCTGGCCGCTGTTGGCCTGGGTACCCAGGTAACGCACGCTGGCGGTACCGCGCCAGACGGACTCGGGTGGCGTCCAGTTGGCGAAGGAGTAGGCCTGCAGGGTGCGGTTGCCGCCGCTGAAACCGGCGCTGCCGGCATCGTCGAAGCGTGCGTCGGTGAGCGTGCCCAGCGTCTCGATGGCCAGCGCATCGCTGGCGCGAAAGCTGTGCCGCCCCGAGGCGACCAGGTCGGAGACGCTGCCCTCGTCCTCGCGGTCGTTGCGGGCATAACTGCCGTCCAGGGTGACGGTGTGGCGGTTACGGGTGAGCTGGTAGCCGCCGGCGAGCCGGTTGACCGTGTCCGCACCGAAGCTGCCGGTGAGGCGGCTCATGTCGTACTGGGCGAAGCTGCTCCAGCTGTCGCGCGGAGGACGGTATTCCTGCCGCAGGCTCAGGCGGGTGCGTTGGTATTCAGTCTCGGTGATGGCGCCGTCGGTGCGGCTGTCCGAGAGCGAGAGCGTGGCCAGGAACGGAAAGCGGCTGAGCGGAAAGACGTTGAGGGTGGTGGTGCCGGTGAGGCTCGTGGCATTCAGCGCACTGCCCCCGTCGGTATCGGCATCGATCAGCGTGAACGCCAGATCGGCGCCGACGCGGGCGTACCAGGGTTGCACGAGATAGGAGTTCGCTCGCAGGCGGGCTTCGTACTGGCGCTCGTTGCTGCGACCGGCAGTGTCGCTGTCCCGGTGGCGAAGACCGAGAGACAGGGTGCCGCCCCAACGGATCGGGGCCACGCCCCATCGCGTGGGCACGCCATCGTCAGCGAGCGGCTCGGCACCCGGTGCGTCGGTCGGCGCTTCGCCGGATGGCGCCGGGGGCTCCTCGGCCACCTCGATGACGGCATCCTGGGCGAACACGTCGGGCTGTGCGGCGCCATGCAGGAGGAGCATGGCGCCAAGCAGTGCGCGTCGTGATCGTCGGGTGGCCTCGCACCTGTGCCCACTCATTCACTGCAACCGCCTCAATGCACGGCGGCCGAGCCGTCCGCCAGTGCCGGGTATCGCCGGGTGTTCAGCTCGATATCGGCCTTGCGGCGCAGGCTGAGCCGGTAATCCTGCCACACGGCGTCGCGTCGCTCGCGCATGAGCAGATCGCGGGCGCGTTCGGCCACCCGGTCGAAGGGATGGTGCACGGCCGCCTTGCGTTCGAGCAGTTTGAAGATGGCGACGCCCTGAAGCACGCGGGTCGGGGCTGAGAGCGCACCGGCCTGCATGGTGTCGATGGTGTCCTGCAGGCCCTCGGGGATCATGCCCCGGTGCAGGTAGCCCAGGTCGCCCCCTTCGCTGGCCGAGGCGTCCGCCGACACCAGGCGGGCCTGTTCGGCAAAGTCTTCACCCTCGAAGAGACGCTCGTGCAGGCGCTCGGCCTCGGCATCGGCCGCTTCCCAGGATTCGGCGGGCGAGGAGGGGGCGACGGCGAGCAGGATCATGGCGAGGCGGAGTTTTTCCGGTTCGGTGAACTTGTCGGGGTGCGATTCGTAATAGGCGTGAACCGCCGCGTCGTCTGCTTCCGGGATGTTGCGGATGCGCGCCTCGAGCGCCTTGAGGCGGCTGTCTTCTTCCAGACGGGCCTTGACGGCGGGAATCATCGTGTGGCGGTTCTGCTGCCAGCGCGGGCTGTCCTTGTAGCGTTCCTCGTAGCCGGCGATCGTGCGGGCCACCGCCGCGTCGTCGGCGGGAATGTCGAGCTGTCGAGCGGCCTCGATGAGCAGGATGCGGTCGATCATCTGGTCGGCCACGTCCTTCATGAGCGCGTTGATCTCGGCCTCCGGCGGCTGGCCGTGATAGAACTTCTGGCGGGCCGCGGTGTTGGCGGCCTGCTCGTATTCACGTGCGGTGATGGTGACCGTGCCGACGCGCGCAAGGTAGTCGTTGGTGGCCGGTTGTGCCTGAGGCGCGGCCTGGGCCAGCGCGTGGCTGCCGGCGAGGGCAAAGGTGGTGGCCGAGAGCATGGCCACGATCAGCGGACGTAGGGAACTCATGGCGTTCCATCTCCTGGAATGGGCGGGGAAAGATCCGGGCCGTCGCGCGACGGCCCGGACGGGCCTTACTTGACGTGGCAGGACAGACAGATTTCGCTGCCGGCCAGGGTCACGCGCATGAAGTGCACGTTGTCGGTACCCTTGGTTTCCACGTGCGGGTCGTGGCAGGAGGCGCACTCGACCGAGGGGCCGTC
Coding sequences within:
- a CDS encoding c(7)-type cytochrome triheme domain-containing protein, translating into MKAALLALAALTGFVSTPLDAVAAAGKTVYDSACAACHAGGIAGAPRFGNADDWAPRIKQGIDTLYQSALKGKPPAMPPRGGMAGASDSDIKAAVDYMVAAANSPGAAPAPAATEAPAPTQAAAEATPPPAPPPAVAEVNAFNRLLKPAGKRNLPPAEDGIHDPANDGTLALQPPRDAFAPLPKSNSGNRINWVQALGKGHIAPRWDRLDGQAAPVVMDLNIVREVKGSMPDVVYPHKQHTEWLDCSNCHPQIFVPQKGANQISMAAILLGQKCGVCHGKVAFPVSECRNCHSKKKAPMPTASAAKP
- a CDS encoding c(7)-type cytochrome triheme domain-containing protein; amino-acid sequence: MPVHPPPRRWRLGALLSLLAAVLITLLGPADVARAEYGDVVINNYSDDAGMRPVVFPHWFHRMRFRCKVCHADLGFKFKAGGNEINMLKIIDGQFCGACHNGDVAWSVENCNLCHSAVPGTPTQVHESTIQKLAAPAAKGGQ
- a CDS encoding peptidylprolyl isomerase, yielding MSSLRPLIVAMLSATTFALAGSHALAQAAPQAQPATNDYLARVGTVTITAREYEQAANTAARQKFYHGQPPEAEINALMKDVADQMIDRILLIEAARQLDIPADDAAVARTIAGYEERYKDSPRWQQNRHTMIPAVKARLEEDSRLKALEARIRNIPEADDAAVHAYYESHPDKFTEPEKLRLAMILLAVAPSSPAESWEAADAEAERLHERLFEGEDFAEQARLVSADASASEGGDLGYLHRGMIPEGLQDTIDTMQAGALSAPTRVLQGVAIFKLLERKAAVHHPFDRVAERARDLLMRERRDAVWQDYRLSLRRKADIELNTRRYPALADGSAAVH